One genomic region from Sorangium aterium encodes:
- a CDS encoding tetratricopeptide repeat protein, giving the protein MTGTQKSEIDLDLVPAILAAEARGEPIRPEDAELLRRAEQDDPELRSEAPLWAAIGRLGDARGDGRELSDAAMLQQVLARARLEPGGARLEPRGARVDARGARLEAAPESTARPRAAPRPMLRRGIAGSLAGVAVAATLLAALAAELFDEPAHAPPTAPSGNEALDPSGARRTVLSLPTLSVPEAPPPGAGAPTAEPSPGAGALSPGTGAPSPDAGAPTAEPPSGASAPAAEPSPGAGAPTGEPAAASAVGARDRAQPPPRPRAEEPATGPQALLLRAQAQLGQGKSAEANAAYRALLAQHPGSPEARAALVSLGQIALHQGKAAEALGYFDRYLAGAGGPLAAEARVGRVQCLRRLGRAADERAAIADFLARHGESVHAPRLRARLSELGGR; this is encoded by the coding sequence ATGACAGGGACGCAGAAGTCCGAGATCGATCTGGACCTCGTGCCCGCGATCCTCGCCGCGGAAGCGCGCGGCGAGCCGATCCGCCCCGAGGACGCGGAGCTCCTCCGCCGCGCCGAGCAGGACGACCCCGAGCTCCGCAGCGAGGCGCCGCTCTGGGCCGCCATCGGCAGGCTCGGCGACGCGCGCGGCGACGGCCGCGAGCTCAGCGACGCCGCCATGCTGCAGCAGGTGCTCGCGCGCGCCCGCCTCGAGCCCGGGGGCGCTCGCCTCGAGCCCCGAGGCGCTCGCGTCGACGCCAGAGGCGCCCGCCTCGAGGCCGCGCCCGAGAGCACCGCGAGGCCGCGCGCAGCGCCTCGGCCAATGCTGCGGCGAGGGATCGCCGGGTCGCTCGCGGGCGTCGCCGTCGCGGCGACGCTCCTGGCCGCGCTCGCGGCGGAGCTGTTCGATGAGCCTGCGCACGCACCCCCGACGGCGCCGAGCGGGAACGAGGCGCTCGATCCGAGCGGCGCGCGGCGCACGGTCCTGAGCCTCCCCACGCTTTCGGTGCCGGAAGCGCCTCCGCCGGGCGCCGGCGCGCCCACCGCCGAGCCCTCACCAGGCGCCGGCGCGCTCTCACCGGGCACCGGCGCGCCCTCGCCAGACGCCGGCGCGCCCACCGCCGAGCCGCCGTCCGGCGCGAGCGCGCCCGCCGCCGAGCCCTCGCCCGGCGCCGGCGCGCCCACCGGCGAGCCCGCGGCCGCCAGCGCCGTCGGGGCCCGGGATCGCGCGCAGCCGCCGCCCAGGCCGCGCGCGGAGGAGCCCGCGACGGGTCCGCAGGCGCTGCTCCTGCGCGCGCAGGCCCAGCTCGGGCAGGGGAAGAGCGCCGAGGCGAACGCCGCCTACCGCGCCCTGCTCGCACAGCACCCGGGGAGCCCCGAGGCGCGCGCGGCCCTGGTGTCGCTCGGGCAGATCGCGCTCCACCAGGGCAAGGCGGCGGAGGCGCTCGGCTATTTCGATCGCTACCTCGCCGGCGCGGGCGGCCCCCTCGCCGCGGAGGCCCGGGTCGGCCGGGTGCAGTGCCTGCGGCGGCTGGGGCGGGCGGCCGACGAGCGCGCGGCCATCGCCGATTTCCTGGCGCGTCACGGCGAGAGCGTCCACGCGCCGCGGCTGCGCGCGCGCCTGTCCGAGCTCGGCGGCCGCTGA
- a CDS encoding RNA polymerase sigma factor codes for MTHVISRVRRIARTFLRSAADADDAAQLGLLAILESASSYRGEATVEAWARRVAVRTILRYARQQRREGAPVAPESAIDDEIALAPHQPPFEALPREARAYLDELPEAQRTAILLHHALDHSIEEIAGMTEVSPDTVKSRLRLGIGALRKQVRQDLAVGRKRAS; via the coding sequence ATGACCCACGTGATCTCGCGGGTCCGCCGGATCGCGCGGACGTTCCTCCGCAGCGCGGCCGACGCCGACGACGCCGCGCAGCTCGGCCTGCTCGCGATCCTCGAGAGCGCGTCGAGCTACCGCGGCGAAGCCACCGTCGAGGCCTGGGCCAGGCGCGTCGCCGTCCGGACCATCCTCCGGTACGCCAGGCAGCAGCGCCGGGAAGGCGCGCCCGTGGCCCCGGAGAGCGCGATCGACGACGAGATCGCCCTGGCGCCACACCAACCCCCGTTCGAGGCCCTCCCGCGCGAGGCGCGCGCGTACCTCGACGAACTGCCGGAGGCGCAGCGCACTGCGATCCTCCTGCACCACGCGCTCGATCATTCCATCGAGGAGATCGCCGGAATGACCGAGGTCAGCCCCGATACGGTCAAGAGCAGGCTGCGCCTCGGGATCGGCGCGCTCCGCAAGCAGGTGCGACAGGACCTCGCCGTCGGCCGGAAGAGAGCATCATGA
- the pheA gene encoding prephenate dehydratase → MATLGELRERIDSIDDRILELLAERAEVAFEVAHAKRAANATQFHDPERERRVLARLQAKGAGRFPRDAIRVLFREVMSACLSLEEPMKVAFPGTEGAFAEVAARHLFGLAALYRETGTIEGVFDAVRAGEAACGVVPVESSTDGSVTLTADALIESDLQIRQELVLDVAYCLFSKAEGLSGVARVHGHPHALSQCRLWLAKHLPGAQIVQTVSAAAAAHEALGDPAAAAIGSRGAGELYGLPLLRERIHDRAENATRFIVIAAGDAPATGADKTSIVFSVQEEPGALRRVLAIFDDAGINLTRIESRPSRQKHWDYVFLVDLEGHRSDPRVADAIERLRARCEMVKVLGSYPRSTGAR, encoded by the coding sequence ATGGCGACCCTTGGCGAGCTTCGTGAGCGCATCGACAGCATCGACGACCGGATCCTCGAGCTCCTCGCGGAGCGGGCCGAGGTGGCCTTCGAGGTCGCTCACGCGAAGCGCGCCGCGAACGCCACGCAGTTCCACGACCCGGAGCGGGAGCGGCGCGTGCTCGCCCGCCTGCAGGCGAAGGGCGCGGGCCGCTTCCCGCGCGACGCGATCCGGGTCCTCTTCCGGGAGGTGATGAGCGCCTGCCTGTCGCTGGAGGAGCCCATGAAGGTGGCCTTTCCGGGGACGGAGGGCGCCTTCGCGGAGGTCGCGGCGCGGCACCTGTTCGGGCTGGCCGCGCTCTACCGGGAGACGGGCACCATCGAGGGCGTCTTCGATGCGGTGCGCGCGGGCGAGGCGGCCTGCGGCGTCGTCCCCGTCGAGAGCTCGACCGACGGCTCGGTGACCCTGACGGCGGACGCCCTGATCGAGAGCGACCTCCAGATCCGGCAGGAGCTCGTGCTCGACGTCGCCTATTGCCTGTTCAGCAAGGCAGAGGGGCTGAGCGGCGTCGCGCGGGTCCACGGGCACCCGCACGCGCTCTCGCAGTGCCGCCTCTGGCTCGCGAAGCACCTCCCCGGCGCGCAGATCGTCCAGACCGTGTCCGCGGCCGCGGCGGCGCACGAGGCCCTCGGCGACCCCGCCGCGGCGGCGATCGGCAGCCGCGGGGCGGGCGAGCTCTACGGGCTGCCGCTCCTGCGGGAGCGCATCCACGACCGCGCCGAGAACGCGACCCGCTTCATCGTCATCGCCGCGGGCGACGCGCCCGCCACGGGCGCGGACAAGACCTCGATCGTCTTCTCCGTGCAGGAGGAGCCCGGCGCGCTCCGCCGGGTCCTCGCCATCTTCGACGACGCGGGCATCAACCTGACCCGGATCGAGTCGAGGCCCAGCCGGCAGAAGCACTGGGACTACGTCTTTCTTGTCGATCTGGAGGGCCACCGGAGCGATCCGCGCGTCGCCGACGCGATCGAGCGGCTCCGCGCGCGCTGCGAGATGGTGAAGGTGCTCGGGAGCTACCCGCGGTCGACCGGCGCGCGCTGA
- a CDS encoding TauD/TfdA family dioxygenase has product METSFAPSKIQTKQIKHPRAWDGKSLTKDDVAFDLGPRHLEAFDRVIREARRRSVTLENASNEDFQLEDIQGDVQLIADRILNGRGVVIVRGWPMDRCTEAEIALLYWALGKQWGEPIVQSWKGDRLGYVTDVPQLVPGTRGKGFTSENALTLHTDYGGIMGLMAIRRAKSGGLSGLASGIEIHNRIAATHPEYLAPLYEGYYIYWTGNEKKGERPINLDYRVPLFSELDGQVSVSFMNRRVVEQAAAERKEPLTELQREALEYFHAVGDELKFTFMLEAGEALFVNNYAILHDRAPFEDWPEQERRRFLLRLWLRTSQEKQPVHSSVRRFYDIMAGNFSPPPAKLI; this is encoded by the coding sequence GTGGAAACATCGTTTGCTCCCTCCAAGATCCAAACGAAACAAATTAAACACCCCCGGGCCTGGGATGGAAAGAGCCTGACCAAGGACGATGTTGCCTTCGATCTCGGGCCCAGACACCTGGAGGCCTTCGACCGCGTGATCCGGGAAGCCCGGAGACGCAGCGTCACGCTCGAGAACGCTTCCAACGAGGATTTTCAGCTCGAGGACATCCAGGGCGATGTGCAGCTCATCGCCGACAGGATCCTGAATGGCCGCGGCGTGGTCATCGTCCGCGGATGGCCGATGGACCGCTGTACGGAAGCGGAGATCGCTCTCCTTTACTGGGCATTGGGCAAGCAATGGGGAGAGCCCATCGTTCAAAGCTGGAAAGGGGATCGTCTCGGCTATGTGACCGATGTTCCCCAGCTGGTACCGGGGACGCGGGGCAAAGGTTTCACCTCCGAGAACGCGCTGACGCTCCATACAGATTACGGTGGCATCATGGGGCTGATGGCCATCCGGCGGGCCAAATCGGGGGGATTGAGCGGCCTGGCCAGCGGAATAGAGATTCATAACCGCATCGCCGCCACGCATCCGGAATATCTGGCGCCGCTGTACGAGGGCTACTATATTTACTGGACGGGCAACGAGAAAAAGGGTGAGCGTCCAATCAACCTCGACTACCGCGTGCCCCTTTTCAGCGAGCTCGACGGGCAGGTCAGCGTTTCTTTCATGAACAGAAGGGTCGTCGAGCAGGCAGCCGCGGAGCGAAAAGAGCCGCTCACGGAGCTGCAGCGCGAGGCGCTCGAATACTTTCATGCCGTCGGGGATGAACTGAAATTCACCTTCATGCTGGAAGCGGGCGAGGCGTTGTTCGTCAACAACTACGCCATTCTGCACGACCGCGCTCCCTTCGAGGACTGGCCGGAACAGGAACGCCGCCGCTTTCTCCTGCGGCTGTGGCTGAGGACCTCCCAGGAAAAGCAGCCGGTCCATTCGAGCGTCCGTCGTTTTTACGACATAATGGCTGGAAATTTCTCCCCACCGCCGGCGAAATTGATTTAG
- a CDS encoding TauD/TfdA family dioxygenase, producing MSNSLARYTGHPGAWRASDLTKEKISFDLGPRHLKAFEKIMEEARKRNLTLRTASESDFPLVEIHDDIRRIADEVLHRRGVIIIRGWPVETYTPEEMGLLFWAVGKQLGVPVEQSHHGDRLNQVIDRGGGRAYNSNIPLDMHSDFGALVGLLAIRKAKLGGHSGIASALAIHDKIVETHPEYLAPLYAGYYVHWQGEEAKGERSLITDYRVPVFSEVEGQLSVFMVKPFVEQAARNKEMTHLQRDALDYFQQVADSDEFAYKFMLEPGEASLMSNYTVLHSRSTFEDWPEVERRRLLLRLWLKLHPGDRRPLHPDLQRLQTHDGFYVSAKNGEAPQAPAA from the coding sequence ATGTCCAACAGCCTTGCAAGGTACACTGGCCATCCCGGGGCCTGGAGAGCCTCGGACCTGACGAAAGAAAAAATCTCCTTCGATCTCGGGCCCCGGCACCTGAAGGCGTTCGAAAAGATCATGGAGGAGGCGCGGAAACGCAACCTCACGCTCCGGACCGCTTCCGAGAGCGATTTTCCTCTCGTCGAGATTCACGACGATATCCGCCGGATCGCCGACGAAGTTCTCCACAGGCGCGGCGTCATCATCATCCGCGGCTGGCCGGTCGAGACCTATACGCCGGAGGAAATGGGATTGTTGTTCTGGGCCGTGGGCAAGCAGCTCGGAGTGCCGGTCGAGCAGAGCCATCACGGCGACCGGCTGAACCAGGTCATCGATCGCGGGGGCGGGCGGGCCTACAACTCCAATATTCCCCTGGACATGCACAGCGACTTCGGCGCGCTGGTCGGGCTTCTGGCGATCCGCAAGGCCAAGCTGGGCGGCCACAGCGGAATAGCGAGCGCCCTCGCCATTCATGACAAGATCGTCGAGACCCATCCCGAATATCTCGCCCCGCTCTATGCCGGTTACTACGTCCATTGGCAGGGAGAGGAGGCGAAGGGGGAGCGGTCGCTGATAACCGATTACCGTGTTCCGGTCTTCAGCGAAGTCGAGGGCCAGCTCAGCGTCTTCATGGTCAAGCCGTTCGTTGAGCAGGCCGCGAGGAACAAGGAAATGACCCACCTTCAGCGGGACGCGCTCGACTATTTCCAGCAAGTCGCCGACAGCGACGAGTTCGCCTACAAGTTCATGCTGGAACCAGGAGAAGCATCGTTGATGAGCAACTACACGGTCCTTCATTCGCGCTCCACCTTCGAGGATTGGCCCGAAGTCGAGCGGCGCCGGCTCCTCCTGCGGCTCTGGCTCAAGCTGCATCCCGGGGACCGCCGTCCCCTCCATCCCGATTTGCAACGCTTGCAGACCCATGACGGGTTCTACGTGTCGGCCAAGAACGGCGAAGCGCCGCAGGCACCGGCCGCGTGA
- a CDS encoding 2-aminoethylphosphonate--pyruvate transaminase translates to MIDLAIVGLGRWGTFLVDAVQGVSPKVRFAAAVSRTPGRIEQAAASRGIKVLASLEEALAQPTIAGIVLATPHSLHAAQIEACVRAGRPVFVEKPFTLTSSSAVQVSAAASAAGVVVAAGFNRRFLPAMRKLKSVVGEGRLGTLRHIECNFTANLIGRFSPGQWRLTAEENPAGGFAGGGIHMIDAIIHLGGPVAGVFAAGSSRIPALEPLEDTVSARLTLASGATASVTTMMATAPTFRLQVFGTQGSAEIRRPDTLEIVDLTGKGGPLSFEAVSTERAEIEAFADAISGEAPYPIPMDEVLNGVAAFEAIGRSLSTGGPVSIAEGGCLEIGVKRRHDHYMLTPGPLTVPTEIRKTMLLDRNPYAGDFVDMTAAIRRYLLEIANGPETHACVPLQGSASYAIEAAMQTLVPRTGTILIVQNGFYGSRLREIAEGIRLKVTTLDLPMLPLPTREDLERALDADPSITHIAMCHAETGTGVLNPVEMVAEVARCRGKRLIIDAVASFGGFPIDVATLDLEALIISPNKCLESVPGIGLVLVHKGSLAASAGRSMSPSLDLHAQWSTMEKSGTWRWTPPTHVVAGLARACERHRREGGVAARGARYRRNWRILIDGFRQWGFRTLIPDEVAIPIIATFHVPEPFAHDFRPLYEALERRGITIFPGRLTAAGTFRIGVMGDLVESDIRMIMNVIREVLGEIDSRYKDLPRIS, encoded by the coding sequence ATGATCGACCTGGCAATCGTCGGACTTGGGCGGTGGGGCACCTTCCTCGTGGATGCCGTGCAGGGCGTCAGCCCCAAGGTCCGTTTTGCCGCCGCGGTCAGCCGTACTCCCGGACGCATCGAACAGGCGGCCGCCTCGCGGGGAATCAAGGTCCTCGCCTCGCTGGAAGAAGCGCTGGCCCAACCGACGATCGCGGGCATCGTACTCGCCACACCCCATTCCCTCCATGCCGCGCAGATCGAGGCCTGCGTCCGCGCGGGGCGCCCCGTTTTCGTCGAAAAGCCGTTCACGCTCACCTCCTCCAGCGCGGTGCAGGTCTCCGCTGCCGCATCGGCGGCGGGAGTCGTGGTGGCCGCGGGGTTCAACCGTCGGTTCCTTCCCGCGATGCGCAAACTGAAGAGCGTCGTCGGGGAGGGCCGCCTGGGCACCCTTCGTCACATCGAATGCAACTTCACCGCGAACCTCATCGGGCGATTTTCCCCCGGGCAATGGCGATTGACAGCGGAGGAGAATCCGGCGGGCGGCTTCGCCGGGGGTGGCATTCATATGATCGACGCCATTATCCATCTCGGCGGACCCGTCGCCGGCGTGTTCGCGGCGGGCTCCTCGCGCATTCCGGCCCTGGAGCCTCTTGAGGACACCGTCTCCGCCCGCCTCACCCTGGCCTCCGGAGCCACGGCCTCGGTGACGACGATGATGGCCACGGCGCCGACATTTCGCCTTCAGGTATTCGGGACCCAGGGTTCCGCGGAGATCCGTCGCCCGGACACGCTCGAGATCGTCGACCTTACAGGCAAAGGCGGTCCCCTTTCCTTTGAGGCTGTTTCCACGGAGCGCGCCGAGATCGAGGCTTTTGCCGATGCCATCTCCGGAGAGGCCCCGTATCCCATTCCCATGGACGAGGTGCTCAACGGCGTGGCGGCTTTCGAAGCCATTGGCCGATCCCTCTCCACGGGCGGCCCTGTTTCCATTGCTGAGGGTGGATGCCTTGAAATTGGAGTGAAGCGCCGACACGACCACTACATGCTCACGCCGGGGCCCCTTACGGTCCCGACGGAGATCCGTAAGACGATGCTGCTCGACCGGAACCCCTACGCGGGCGACTTCGTCGACATGACCGCTGCGATCCGCCGCTATCTGCTCGAGATCGCCAACGGCCCGGAGACGCATGCCTGCGTTCCCCTGCAAGGCAGCGCCAGCTACGCCATCGAAGCGGCCATGCAGACCCTGGTGCCGCGTACCGGCACGATCCTGATCGTGCAGAATGGCTTCTACGGAAGCCGGCTCAGGGAAATCGCCGAGGGCATTCGCCTCAAGGTCACGACCCTCGACCTTCCGATGCTGCCGCTACCAACGCGCGAGGATCTCGAAAGAGCCCTCGACGCCGACCCCTCCATCACGCACATCGCCATGTGCCACGCGGAGACCGGCACCGGCGTGCTCAATCCGGTCGAGATGGTAGCGGAAGTGGCCCGGTGCAGGGGCAAGCGCCTCATCATCGATGCCGTCGCTTCCTTCGGCGGCTTTCCCATCGACGTGGCCACGCTCGATCTCGAGGCGCTCATCATCTCTCCCAACAAATGCCTGGAAAGCGTCCCGGGCATCGGCCTCGTCCTCGTCCACAAAGGCTCCCTGGCCGCCTCGGCGGGCAGGTCCATGTCGCCTTCGCTCGATCTCCATGCCCAATGGAGCACGATGGAAAAGAGCGGCACCTGGCGCTGGACGCCGCCAACCCACGTCGTCGCGGGCCTGGCCAGGGCCTGCGAACGACACCGGCGGGAAGGCGGCGTGGCCGCCCGCGGGGCACGTTACCGGCGCAATTGGCGCATCCTGATCGACGGCTTCCGCCAGTGGGGATTCCGGACCTTGATCCCCGACGAGGTGGCCATCCCCATCATCGCGACCTTCCATGTTCCCGAGCCGTTCGCGCATGACTTCCGGCCCTTGTACGAAGCGCTGGAGCGGCGCGGGATCACCATCTTCCCGGGACGGCTGACCGCCGCCGGGACGTTCCGCATCGGTGTCATGGGCGATCTGGTCGAATCGGACATCCGCATGATCATGAACGTCATCCGCGAAGTCCTCGGCGAAATCGACTCGCGCTACAAGGACCTGCCGCGGATCAGCTAG
- a CDS encoding ATP-grasp domain-containing protein yields the protein MKLLLATCAKIPPEAIGCDLALKKALEHRGVETVLRPWDQIEPQEEAKGHAAGVVVRSVWDYTEQSEKFFRWLHGLRDEAIPVINEVDVLLWNSNKRYLLDLIAHGVPCPVTRIVDQDPEIETTASQIPGDRLVLKPCIGESGVGVTLVERHQVAAQAEALRAETGRSDLLLQEFMPEIREGELSLVFIDGHFAHGVRKRPNPDDFRVNGRYRPLAPVLVVPEKEHVAAAEEVLRHVSGRPVYARIDGILRGGQFVLMEIEVIDPALYLDMVPASANALADAIVAAIRPS from the coding sequence GTGAAGCTGCTACTGGCGACCTGCGCAAAGATCCCTCCCGAGGCAATCGGCTGCGATCTGGCCCTCAAGAAGGCCCTGGAACATCGGGGCGTGGAGACCGTCTTGCGTCCCTGGGACCAGATCGAACCGCAGGAGGAGGCAAAAGGCCATGCGGCGGGCGTGGTGGTCCGCTCCGTATGGGACTACACGGAACAGAGTGAGAAATTCTTCCGATGGCTCCACGGATTGCGGGACGAAGCCATTCCCGTGATCAATGAAGTCGACGTGCTACTGTGGAACTCGAACAAGCGGTATTTGCTGGACCTCATCGCCCACGGAGTACCCTGCCCGGTCACGCGCATCGTCGATCAAGATCCAGAGATAGAAACCACGGCGTCCCAAATTCCTGGAGATCGGCTCGTCTTGAAGCCTTGCATCGGGGAGAGCGGCGTGGGCGTGACCCTCGTTGAGCGCCACCAGGTGGCCGCGCAGGCCGAGGCCCTGCGCGCCGAGACGGGCCGGAGCGATCTCTTGCTCCAGGAATTCATGCCGGAAATCCGCGAAGGCGAACTGTCGCTCGTGTTCATCGACGGACATTTCGCCCATGGCGTGAGGAAGCGTCCCAATCCCGACGATTTTCGGGTAAACGGGCGCTACCGCCCGCTTGCTCCGGTGCTCGTCGTTCCCGAGAAGGAGCATGTGGCGGCCGCGGAGGAGGTCTTGCGGCATGTTTCTGGTCGTCCCGTTTACGCGCGGATCGACGGCATCCTGCGCGGTGGCCAGTTTGTCCTGATGGAGATTGAGGTCATCGATCCCGCGCTCTATCTCGACATGGTCCCCGCGTCGGCAAATGCGCTGGCGGACGCCATCGTGGCGGCGATACGTCCTAGCTGA
- a CDS encoding nicotianamine synthase family protein: MQSNKHLFLAELRALSSELEELRQEADRCGNFDPLEKKLGSVRQFVMNAENASCWRRWEGDLELLHEATMLRDVLDRALCDLEKNHSRHLCQRPAEGTLPLEAYLDATYTEFRRSFRAELAASGIGPKSRIVFIGAGALPVTALLFARESEAELLCHDIDPEATRLAEKLVMHQGLAERIRCSCRPLESIPWVRQASHFIIASLVKEKAAVLRQLGSQMHGQAKIILRYGNGIKSLCNYPFDKEFSGSWHVTPLIYTGAVYDAVLLERHDGSEPGVVAAVDQKQGVP, encoded by the coding sequence ATGCAATCAAACAAGCATCTTTTCTTGGCTGAATTACGTGCCCTGAGCTCAGAGCTTGAAGAGCTTCGCCAGGAGGCCGACCGTTGCGGCAATTTCGATCCCTTGGAAAAGAAGCTGGGCTCCGTTCGCCAGTTCGTCATGAACGCGGAGAACGCCTCGTGCTGGCGGCGCTGGGAAGGCGATCTCGAGCTTCTTCACGAGGCCACGATGCTTCGCGATGTCCTGGATCGCGCTCTCTGCGACCTGGAAAAGAACCATTCCCGCCACCTTTGCCAGCGACCGGCAGAGGGAACCTTGCCTCTGGAAGCCTATCTGGACGCGACTTACACGGAGTTTCGGAGGTCGTTCCGGGCGGAATTGGCGGCCTCCGGGATAGGCCCGAAATCGAGGATTGTTTTCATAGGGGCCGGGGCGCTGCCCGTCACGGCGCTGCTCTTCGCCCGGGAGAGTGAGGCGGAGTTGCTGTGTCACGATATCGATCCTGAAGCGACCCGTCTCGCGGAAAAGCTTGTCATGCATCAGGGGCTGGCGGAGCGGATCCGGTGTAGCTGCCGTCCGCTCGAATCGATCCCTTGGGTCAGACAGGCGAGCCATTTCATCATCGCCTCACTGGTCAAGGAGAAGGCCGCCGTTCTTCGGCAACTGGGCAGCCAGATGCACGGGCAGGCGAAGATCATCCTTCGCTACGGCAACGGCATCAAATCGCTCTGCAACTATCCGTTCGACAAGGAGTTCTCCGGGTCCTGGCACGTCACCCCGCTCATCTATACCGGCGCGGTCTATGACGCCGTGCTTCTCGAGCGACACGATGGAAGCGAGCCGGGCGTGGTTGCCGCCGTCGACCAGAAGCAGGGTGTGCCGTGA
- a CDS encoding FG-GAP-like repeat-containing protein translates to MTQKHVRRRRWLCPLLALPLAACAADASEAGDFEETAQVASPIVDPTPAGPSDLLAMVKVSTSHGSCSGMVIAADTVLTAAHCFCEDGYVGDNACSTDATVTFRPDPATPGARPRVLSGVARIQPDYNPSWTERQIEHDVAVIKLNGVAPAHVKPFVVANDYPGEGSRVTIAGFGRTGADCSTPFGTLNFDAAVVGGYEDGHDILRFNDQVFCSGDSGGAVLNVEASRLYAVHSMHTWTVTHGWVSKGVTTGSEFDWIKSHMCPSSRSNQCSGHGDTCDCSASTNLLWRHTNGQVAIWFMDGGDIVGEAYPGGQDPSLSWKIQGSGDFDGDGQSDVLWRHTSGQVAIWFMDGGAVVGQAYPGGQDPSLFWKVAGVGDFDGDGRSDVLWRDANGQLAIWFKGDAAQAAYPGYNNQPAPVDNAWKVQGVGDFDGDARSDILWRNTNGQVALWFMSGGTRVGEAYPGGQDPSLFWKVQAIGDFDGNLRSDILWRDESGQLAIWFGGEQGFDSPSYNNAHGPGDLAWQVQGVGDFDHDRRDDIVWRHTNGQVAIWLMHGAHFVGDLYPRQVDSGWAIKGMLHDAGR, encoded by the coding sequence ATGACTCAAAAGCATGTTCGCCGACGGCGCTGGCTGTGTCCCTTGCTGGCGCTGCCGCTGGCCGCCTGCGCGGCCGACGCCAGCGAGGCGGGCGACTTCGAGGAGACGGCCCAGGTCGCATCGCCGATCGTCGACCCGACGCCGGCGGGGCCCAGCGATCTGCTCGCGATGGTGAAGGTGTCGACCTCGCACGGGAGCTGCTCGGGCATGGTCATCGCTGCGGACACGGTCCTCACCGCCGCGCACTGCTTCTGCGAGGATGGCTACGTCGGCGACAATGCCTGCTCCACGGACGCGACGGTGACCTTTCGCCCCGATCCGGCGACGCCGGGCGCGCGCCCACGCGTGCTGAGCGGCGTGGCCAGGATCCAGCCGGACTACAACCCGTCCTGGACCGAGAGGCAGATCGAGCATGACGTCGCGGTCATCAAGCTGAATGGCGTCGCGCCGGCGCACGTGAAGCCCTTCGTCGTGGCCAACGATTACCCCGGCGAGGGATCGCGCGTCACGATCGCCGGCTTCGGGCGCACGGGCGCCGACTGCAGCACCCCCTTCGGCACGCTGAACTTCGACGCCGCCGTGGTCGGCGGGTACGAGGATGGCCACGACATCCTGCGCTTCAACGACCAGGTCTTTTGCAGCGGTGACTCGGGCGGGGCCGTCTTGAACGTCGAGGCGAGCCGGCTCTACGCCGTCCACTCGATGCACACGTGGACGGTGACCCACGGCTGGGTCAGCAAAGGGGTCACGACGGGCTCCGAGTTCGACTGGATCAAGTCGCATATGTGCCCGTCGTCACGCTCGAACCAGTGCAGCGGCCACGGCGACACGTGCGACTGCTCGGCCAGCACCAACTTGCTGTGGCGGCACACCAACGGCCAGGTCGCCATCTGGTTCATGGACGGCGGCGACATCGTCGGCGAGGCCTACCCCGGCGGCCAGGATCCGAGCCTCTCCTGGAAGATCCAGGGCTCCGGAGACTTCGACGGCGACGGCCAGAGCGACGTGCTCTGGCGGCACACGAGCGGCCAGGTCGCCATCTGGTTCATGGATGGCGGAGCCGTCGTCGGTCAGGCCTACCCCGGCGGCCAGGACCCGAGCCTCTTCTGGAAGGTGGCTGGCGTCGGTGATTTCGACGGCGATGGGCGCTCGGACGTCCTGTGGCGCGACGCCAACGGCCAGCTCGCCATCTGGTTCAAGGGCGACGCCGCCCAGGCCGCCTATCCCGGCTACAACAACCAGCCCGCGCCGGTCGACAACGCGTGGAAGGTGCAGGGCGTCGGCGACTTCGACGGCGATGCGCGCTCAGACATCCTGTGGCGAAACACGAACGGTCAGGTCGCCCTCTGGTTCATGTCGGGCGGGACGCGGGTGGGCGAGGCCTACCCCGGCGGCCAGGACCCGAGCCTCTTCTGGAAGGTGCAGGCCATCGGCGACTTCGACGGCAACCTGCGCTCGGACATCCTGTGGCGGGACGAAAGTGGCCAGCTCGCCATCTGGTTCGGCGGCGAGCAGGGCTTCGACTCGCCCTCATACAACAACGCGCACGGGCCCGGCGACCTCGCATGGCAGGTGCAGGGCGTCGGCGACTTCGATCACGATCGCCGCGACGACATCGTCTGGCGGCACACGAACGGCCAGGTCGCCATCTGGCTGATGCACGGCGCGCACTTCGTCGGGGACCTGTACCCGCGCCAGGTCGACAGCGGCTGGGCGATCAAGGGCATGCTCCACGACGCCGGGCGGTGA